A single region of the Panulirus ornatus isolate Po-2019 chromosome 17, ASM3632096v1, whole genome shotgun sequence genome encodes:
- the LOC139754564 gene encoding uncharacterized protein isoform X1, whose translation MELRRITGFLLGCLVFTHVVTAVWAKEIVSVDADGFLYLRNVDDSAQGYTPSADDEALDYLSPLVRDISKCIEDGRGCTPVRIARHETLVSAISENPTSDTETPTQNKPEHSAVEHDSGVVEALRRQNQQLRQLLDDDEKRREAERQDIILLSQEVQRLRGYLSEMEEEKIETQQVLPYQVVDYDDKSKAPPKVEGTATPHKVEQVVKPTRRVLQPPSKVMSIFVPRQPYGKDFKPIRRVLQPPSQAMSIFVPIQRSQSPHKVQQTDTPSKVEQIVKPTRRVLQPPSKVMSIFVPRQPYGKDFKPIRRVLQPPSQAMSIFVPIKRSQSPPKVEQIVKPTRRVLQPPSKVMSIFVPRQPYGKDFKPIRRVLQPPSQAMSIFVPIKRSQSPPKVEQIVKPTRRVLQPPSKVMSIFVPRQPYGKDFKPIRRVLQPPSQAMSIFVPIQRSQSPHKVQQTDTPSKVEQIVKPTRRVLQPPSKVMSIFVPHQPYGKDFKPIRRVLQPPSQAMSIFVPIQRSQAPTKVQQTATPPKVEEILEPPQQVLQPPPKVRKIFVPIRRSQPDCIIVNARGDSMNVTENEVMKLVKKNGWEVFRERPRETTALIGVIACPQYYNKRFWIGERTCDIVVPKGVKHVPHVLRSQTIPAEELKTLLLEGSLNLVEKSHGKGIKVMCGMKTAFVA comes from the exons ATGGAATTGCGACGGATTACTGGGTTCCTCCTTGGTTGCCTGGTGTTCACACACGTCGTGACCGCGGTCTGGGCCAAGGAGATCGTCTCCGTGGACGCCGACGGGTTCTTATATTTGCGGAACGTAGATGACTCTGCACAGGGATACACGCCCTCTGCTGATGATGAGGCATTAGATTACCTTTCCCCCTTAGTGAGGGACATTTCGAAATGCATAGAAGACGGTCGGGGCTGTACGCCGGTGAGGATAGCTCGTCATGAGACTCTAGTCTCTGCTATCAGCGAGAATCCAACCTCTGACACTGAGACTCCAACTCAAAACAAGCCAGAGCATAGTGCAGTCGAACATGATTCTGGAGTGGTGGAGGCTCTTCGTAGACAGAACCAGCAGCTACGCCAGCTTCTTGATGACGATGAGAAACGCCGTGAAGCCGAACGACAAGATATTATCCTCCTCAGCCAAGAGGTTCAGAGGTTACGTGGGTATCTCtctgagatggaggaggagaagatagagACACAGCAGGTTCTTCCATACCAAGTGGTTGATTACGATGATAAGAGTAAAGCTCCTCCTAAGGTGGAAGGAACTGCAACTCCTCATAAGGTGGAACAAGTCGTCAAACCTACCCGACGAGTGTTGCAGCCTCCATCCAAg gtgatgtcaatctttgtgcctcgccaaccttatgggaaggacttcaagcctatccggcgagtgttgcaacctccatctcaggccatgtcaatctttgtgcctatccAAAGGTCGCAATCTCCTCACAAGGTGCAACAAACTGACACTCCTTCCAAGGTGGAACAAATCGTCAAGCCTACCCGACGAGTGTTGCAGCCTCCATCCAAggtgatgtcaatctttgtgcctcgccaaccttatgggaaggacttcaagcctatccggcgagtgttgcaacctccatctcaggccatgtcaatctttgtgcctatcAAAAGGTCGCAATCTCCTCCCAAGGTGGAACAAATCGTCAAGCCTACCCGACGAGTGTTGCAGCCTCCATCCAAggtgatgtcaatctttgtgcctcgccaaccttatgggaaggacttcaagcctatccggcgagtgttgcaacctccatctcaggccatgtcaatctttgtgcctatcAAAAGGTCGCAATCTCCTCCCAAGGTGGAACAAATCGTCAAGCCTACCCGACGAGTGTTGCAGCCTCCATCCAAggtgatgtcaatctttgtgcctcgccaaccttatgggaaggacttcaagcctatccggcgagtgttgcaacctccatctcaggccatgtcaatctttgtgcctatccAAAGGTCGCAATCTCCTCACAAGGTGCAACAAACTGACACTCCTTCCAAGGTGGAACAAATCGTCAAGCCTACCCGACGAGTGTTGCAGCCTCCATCCAAggtgatgtcaatctttgtgcctcaccaaccttatgggaaggacttcaagcctatccggcgagtgttgcaacctccatctcaggccatgtcaatctttgtgcctatccAAAGGTCGCAAGCTCCTACCAAGGTGCAACAAACTGCAACTCCTCCCAAGGTGGAAGAAATCCTCGAGCCTCCCCAGCAAGTGTTGCAACCTCCTCCCAAGGTGAGAAAAATCTTTGTGCCTATCCGAAGATCGCAGCCTGATTGCATCATTGTAAACGCCCGTGGGGACAGCATGAACGTGACCGAGAACGAGGTCATGAAATTAGTCAAGAAGAACGGCTGGGAGGTGTTCCGTGAACGGCCCAGGGAGACAACTGCACTCATAGGGGTGATAGCTTGCCCCCAATACTACAATAAGCGCTTTTGGATCGGTGAGCGCACTTGTGACATCGTGGTGCCCAAGGGCGTCAAACACGTACCTCATGTTTTACGATCCCAGACCATTCCGGCAGAGGAGCTCAAGACCCTTCTGCTGGAAGGATCCCTTAACCTTGTAGAAAAATCACATGGGAAGGGCATCAAGGTCATGTGTGGGATGAAAACAGCGTTTGTTGCCTGA
- the LOC139754564 gene encoding uncharacterized protein isoform X3, whose translation MELRRITGFLLGCLVFTHVVTAVWAKEIVSVDADGFLYLRNVDDSAQGYTPSADDEALDYLSPLVRDISKCIEDGRGCTPVRIARHETLVSAISENPTSDTETPTQNKPEHSAVEHDSGVVEALRRQNQQLRQLLDDDEKRREAERQDIILLSQEVQRLRGYLSEMEEEKIETQQVLPYQVVDYDDKSKAPPKVEGTATPHKVEQVVKPTRRVLQPPSKVMSIFVPRQPYGKDFKPIRRVLQPPSQAMSIFVPIQRSQSPHKVQQTDTPSKVEQIVKPTRRVLQPPSKVMSIFVPRQPYGKDFKPIRRVLQPPSQAMSIFVPIQRSQSPHKVQQTDTPPKVEQIVKPTRRVLQPPSKVMSIFVPHQPYGKDFKPIRRVLQPPSQAMSIFVPIQRSQAPTKVQQTATPPKVEEILEPPQQVLQPPPKVRKIFVPIRRSQPDCIIVNARGDSMNVTENEVMKLVKKNGWEVFRERPRETTALIGVIACPQYYNKRFWIGERTCDIVVPKGVKHVPHVLRSQTIPAEELKTLLLEGSLNLVEKSHGKGIKVMCGMKTAFVA comes from the exons ATGGAATTGCGACGGATTACTGGGTTCCTCCTTGGTTGCCTGGTGTTCACACACGTCGTGACCGCGGTCTGGGCCAAGGAGATCGTCTCCGTGGACGCCGACGGGTTCTTATATTTGCGGAACGTAGATGACTCTGCACAGGGATACACGCCCTCTGCTGATGATGAGGCATTAGATTACCTTTCCCCCTTAGTGAGGGACATTTCGAAATGCATAGAAGACGGTCGGGGCTGTACGCCGGTGAGGATAGCTCGTCATGAGACTCTAGTCTCTGCTATCAGCGAGAATCCAACCTCTGACACTGAGACTCCAACTCAAAACAAGCCAGAGCATAGTGCAGTCGAACATGATTCTGGAGTGGTGGAGGCTCTTCGTAGACAGAACCAGCAGCTACGCCAGCTTCTTGATGACGATGAGAAACGCCGTGAAGCCGAACGACAAGATATTATCCTCCTCAGCCAAGAGGTTCAGAGGTTACGTGGGTATCTCtctgagatggaggaggagaagatagagACACAGCAGGTTCTTCCATACCAAGTGGTTGATTACGATGATAAGAGTAAAGCTCCTCCTAAGGTGGAAGGAACTGCAACTCCTCATAAGGTGGAACAAGTCGTCAAACCTACCCGACGAGTGTTGCAGCCTCCATCCAAg gtgatgtcaatctttgtgcctcgccaaccttatgggaaggacttcaagcctatccggcgagttttgcaacctccatctcaggccatgtcaatctttgtgcctatccAAAGGTCGCAATCTCCTCACAAGGTGCAACAAACTGACACTCCTTCCAAGGTGGAACAAATCGTCAAGCCTACCCGACGAGTGTTGCAGCCTCCATCCAAggtgatgtcaatctttgtgcctcgcCAACCTTATGGAaaggacttcaagcctatccggcgggtgttgcaacctccatctcaggccatgtcaatctttgtgcctatccAAAGGTCGCAATCTCCTCACAAGGTGCAACAAACTGACACTCCTCCCAAG GTGGAACAAATCGTCAAGCCTACCCGACGAGTGTTGCAGCCTCCATCCAAggtgatgtcaatctttgtgcctcaccaaccttatgggaaggacttcaagcctatccggcgagtgttgcaacctccatctcaggccatgtcaatctttgtgcctatccAAAGGTCGCAAGCTCCTACCAAGGTGCAACAAACTGCAACTCCTCCCAAGGTGGAAGAAATCCTCGAGCCTCCCCAGCAAGTGTTGCAACCTCCTCCCAAGGTGAGAAAAATCTTTGTGCCTATCCGAAGATCGCAGCCTGATTGCATCATTGTAAACGCCCGTGGGGACAGCATGAACGTGACCGAGAACGAGGTCATGAAATTAGTCAAGAAGAACGGCTGGGAGGTGTTCCGTGAACGGCCCAGGGAGACAACTGCACTCATAGGGGTGATAGCTTGCCCCCAATACTACAATAAGCGCTTTTGGATCGGTGAGCGCACTTGTGACATCGTGGTGCCCAAGGGCGTCAAACACGTACCTCATGTTTTACGATCCCAGACCATTCCGGCAGAGGAGCTCAAGACCCTTCTGCTGGAAGGATCCCTTAACCTTGTAGAAAAATCACATGGGAAGGGCATCAAGGTCATGTGTGGGATGAAAACAGCGTTTGTTGCCTGA
- the LOC139754564 gene encoding uncharacterized protein isoform X2 — MELRRITGFLLGCLVFTHVVTAVWAKEIVSVDADGFLYLRNVDDSAQGYTPSADDEALDYLSPLVRDISKCIEDGRGCTPVRIARHETLVSAISENPTSDTETPTQNKPEHSAVEHDSGVVEALRRQNQQLRQLLDDDEKRREAERQDIILLSQEVQRLRGYLSEMEEEKIETQQVLPYQVVDYDDKSKAPPKVEGTATPHKVEQVVKPTRRVLQPPSKVMSIFVPRQPYGKDFKPIRRVLQPPSQAMSIFVPIQRSQSPHKVQQTDTPSKVEQIVKPTRRVLQPPSKVMSIFVPRQPYGKDFKPIRRVLQPPSQAMSIFVPIKRSQSPPKVEQIVKPTRRVLQPPSKVMSIFVPRQPYGKDFKPIRRVLQPPSQAMSIFVPIKRSQSPPKVEQIVKPTRRVLQPPSKVMSIFVPHQPYGKDFKPIRRVLQPPSQAMSIFVPIQRSQAPTKVQQTATPPKVEEILEPPQQVLQPPPKVRKIFVPIRRSQPDCIIVNARGDSMNVTENEVMKLVKKNGWEVFRERPRETTALIGVIACPQYYNKRFWIGERTCDIVVPKGVKHVPHVLRSQTIPAEELKTLLLEGSLNLVEKSHGKGIKVMCGMKTAFVA, encoded by the exons ATGGAATTGCGACGGATTACTGGGTTCCTCCTTGGTTGCCTGGTGTTCACACACGTCGTGACCGCGGTCTGGGCCAAGGAGATCGTCTCCGTGGACGCCGACGGGTTCTTATATTTGCGGAACGTAGATGACTCTGCACAGGGATACACGCCCTCTGCTGATGATGAGGCATTAGATTACCTTTCCCCCTTAGTGAGGGACATTTCGAAATGCATAGAAGACGGTCGGGGCTGTACGCCGGTGAGGATAGCTCGTCATGAGACTCTAGTCTCTGCTATCAGCGAGAATCCAACCTCTGACACTGAGACTCCAACTCAAAACAAGCCAGAGCATAGTGCAGTCGAACATGATTCTGGAGTGGTGGAGGCTCTTCGTAGACAGAACCAGCAGCTACGCCAGCTTCTTGATGACGATGAGAAACGCCGTGAAGCCGAACGACAAGATATTATCCTCCTCAGCCAAGAGGTTCAGAGGTTACGTGGGTATCTCtctgagatggaggaggagaagatagagACACAGCAGGTTCTTCCATACCAAGTGGTTGATTACGATGATAAGAGTAAAGCTCCTCCTAAGGTGGAAGGAACTGCAACTCCTCATAAGGTGGAACAAGTCGTCAAACCTACCCGACGAGTGTTGCAGCCTCCATCCAAg gtgatgtcaatctttgtgcctcgccaaccttatgggaaggacttcaagcctatccggcgagtgttgcaacctccatctcaggccatgtcaatctttgtgcctatccAAAGGTCGCAATCTCCTCACAAGGTGCAACAAACTGACACTCCTTCCAAGGTGGAACAAATCGTCAAGCCTACCCGACGAGTGTTGCAGCCTCCATCCAAggtgatgtcaatctttgtgcctcgccaaccttatgggaaggacttcaagcctatccggcgagtgttgcaacctccatctcaggccatgtcaatctttgtgcctatcAAAAGGTCGCAATCTCCTCCCAAGGTGGAACAAATCGTCAAGCCTACCCGACGAGTGTTGCAGCCTCCATCCAAggtgatgtcaatctttgtgcctcgccaaccttatgggaaggacttcaagcctatccggcgagtgttgcaacctccatctcaggccatgtcaatctttgtgcctatcAAAAGGTCGCAATCTCCTCCCAAG GTGGAACAAATCGTCAAGCCTACCCGACGAGTGTTGCAGCCTCCATCCAAggtgatgtcaatctttgtgcctcaccaaccttatgggaaggacttcaagcctatccggcgagtgttgcaacctccatctcaggccatgtcaatctttgtgcctatccAAAGGTCGCAAGCTCCTACCAAGGTGCAACAAACTGCAACTCCTCCCAAGGTGGAAGAAATCCTCGAGCCTCCCCAGCAAGTGTTGCAACCTCCTCCCAAGGTGAGAAAAATCTTTGTGCCTATCCGAAGATCGCAGCCTGATTGCATCATTGTAAACGCCCGTGGGGACAGCATGAACGTGACCGAGAACGAGGTCATGAAATTAGTCAAGAAGAACGGCTGGGAGGTGTTCCGTGAACGGCCCAGGGAGACAACTGCACTCATAGGGGTGATAGCTTGCCCCCAATACTACAATAAGCGCTTTTGGATCGGTGAGCGCACTTGTGACATCGTGGTGCCCAAGGGCGTCAAACACGTACCTCATGTTTTACGATCCCAGACCATTCCGGCAGAGGAGCTCAAGACCCTTCTGCTGGAAGGATCCCTTAACCTTGTAGAAAAATCACATGGGAAGGGCATCAAGGTCATGTGTGGGATGAAAACAGCGTTTGTTGCCTGA